Below is a window of Candidatus Dependentiae bacterium DNA.
AAAAGCGGACGCTGAAAAAGCTAAAAAGACATTAGAAGAAGCTGGCGCTAAAGTTGAGTTGGCGTAAGCAAACGCTTTGAATGTAGTAAGTTGGAATCGCTATCAGTTTATTTTATTGGACATGTTTTCAATAAAAGCTGATAAAGAGTTGCATAGGGAGGAACAGCTGCATGTCTAACATGCGCATGGATAACGGTATCGTTCGGAAATCGTTTGGTAAAATTAAAGATATAGTACCAGTTCCCGATTTGATAGCTATACAATCAAAGTCCTTTAATGATTTTGCGCAGTTGGATTATCTTCCTGCAGAAAGACAATTAATTGGGCTTGAAAAAGTATTGAGAGATATTTTTCCTATCGATTACGAAGATAAGATGTCTCTTGAATATGTAAGCTATGAATTGGGCGAGTGGTCATGTACATGCGGCAAACTTAAAGGTATTGCAAATCGTTATACATGGAGCTGTTCTTCGTGTAAGAAATCTGATTGTTCACGCCTTGATGATCAGTTACATTGTACATTCTGCAAAAAGAAAACTGCACGTTATAAGACGTGCTCGAACTGTTTAGCACGTGTTACCGTGCAAATGGCTATGAACTTGGATGAATGCCGTTCAAGCGGACAAACATTCTCGATGCCATTAAAAATTAAAGTTCAGTTGATGACGTGGGATGTCGATGAAACTGGAAATAAGGTAGTTCGCGATATTAAAGAACAGGATATTTTCTTTGCAGATGTGCCAGTAATGGCAGATTTATATGAGGAAAACGGTGTTTTCAAAGTTGGTAATACCGGCACCTTCCTTATCAATGGCGTTGATCGCGTTGTTGTAAGTCAGCTGCATCGTTCTCCTGGAGTGGTGTTTACGCAAAGTAAAAAAGTAAAAGACTTGCGTGGACGCCCTTATTACATAGCGCGAATTATTCCAATGCGTGGATCTTGGCTTGATTTCGAATTTGATAGCAACGATCATCTTTATGTACGTATTGATAAAAAGAAAAAAATGTTGGTTACCACTTTCTTGCAGGCGCTTGGTGTTGCTCGTGAGAATGTTATCAAACTTTTTTATCCTTTTGATCATGTCTATTTTGCAAAAGATGAGTTTTATCGAATTGTTGATATCAATTTAATTGGTCAGCGACTTGAAAAAGGAATGCTCCCAGATAAAATCGGTGATGAATTTATCGGGGTTCGTGTTACTGAATCTCTTCTTGAGCGGCTTACGAAAGCGGGAATTGACAGAGTCTTGCTCAAAAAAGCGAGTTTGATTAATCGTGTTTTTGGTGCGGATGTTGTTGACCCTGAAACGGGTGAGATTCTTGCTGAACAAGGCCAATCGTTTACAGAAGAACATTATGAAAAATTCAGCCGACTAAAAAAATTAGAATTTGATTTAATTAGTGCGTCTGGTTATGTATTGCAGCCAACAGTAGCAATGACATTGCAACAGGATCGTTGCTATTCTGAAGAAGATGCTCTTAAAGAACTTCATTCTAAAATTTGGCCTGGTGATAGTTCATCAATTAAAGAAATTAAAGAACGTTTAGAAGCGATGCTATTCTCAAGCCGCTTATATGATCTGACTCGTGTCGGCCGTATACGTATGAATCGCAAACTCGGAATTGACGTCAATAAAGACGTTCATGTTCTGACAAAGGAAGATATTTTTGCGACGGTAAAATATCTCATTAATTTGCGTGAGCTTGGAGAAGGTGAGCTTGATGACATTGACCACTTGGGCAATCGTCGCGTTCGTCTCGTTGGTGAATTACTCACAAACCAAATTTATGTTGGATTCTTGCGCATTGAGCGTATCATTCGTGAACGCTTTAGAACGCAAGATGCACATACTGGCTTAATGCCTCAAGATTTGCTCAATATAAAACCACTTGGTGCTGTATTGCGTGAATTCTTTGGTACAGGGCAGCTTTCTCAGTTTATGGATCAAACAAATCCACTAGCTGAAATTGCGCATAAACGACGTCTTTCTGCCCTCGGGCCCGGTGGCGTGATGAAAGATCGTGCTACGTACGAAATTCGTGACGTACATACTTCCCACTACGGCCGTATTTGTCCTATCGAGACACCTGAAGGTCAAACTATTGGTTTGATTTCTTCGTTAGCAACGTATGCTTTGGTTAACGATCTAGGATTTATCGAAACGGCGTATCGTCCTGTACAAAAGGCGAAGGTTAAAGACGAAGTTATATTCTTGGATGCATTCCAAGAACAAAATAAGTATATTGCACAGGCAGATTTCGGCTTCCATCATGTTAATAAGGGGGAAGGTGCAAAAGTTGTCGCTCGTCATGAAGGTAACTTTTTGTATGAAGAACCCCAAAAAATCGATTACGCCGATTTATCTCCTAAGCAGCTGGTTTCTGTTTCTACTGCCTTGATTCCATTCTTAGAGCACGATGACGCAACCCGTGCACTTATGGGATCAAACATGCAACGTCAAGCGGTTCCTATTATTAGATGCCAATCACCACTTGTTGGTACTGGTATGGAGAAAGAAATCTGTAAGTCTTCAGGCGCTGTCTTAATGGCGCGTCGTCCTGGGCTTGTTGATTACGTTTCTTCTGAAAAAATAGTAGTACGCGCAGACGAAAGCGGCTTTGCAAATACAGAAGATTGGATAGCTAACGGTGTTGATGTTTACTATTTAAGAAAATATCAACGTTCAAGCTACAGTACCTGGATTCACCATACGCCACTCGTTAAACGTGGACAACGCGTTCAAACAGGCGATATTCTCTCTAATGCGCAAGCGATTAAAGAGGGTGAATTAGCGCTCGGTACAAATCTTCTGGTAGCATTTATGCCGTGGCACGGATACAACTTCGAGGACGCAATCGTTGTAAGTAAACGATTAGTTGCACAAGATGTACTTTCATCGGTTCATATTGATGAATACATTGTAGATGCAAGAGACACCAAGCTTGGGCCTGAAGAAATTACCAAAGATATTCCAAACGTAAGTGAAAATGCACTGGCTTGCCTAGATGAAGAGGGCATTGTACGTGTTGGTACTCGCGTTAAAGCTGGCGATATCTTAGTTGGTAAAGTAACACTCAAAGGTGATATTCAATATTCGCCTGAAGAGAAGTTATTGCGAGCAATTTTTGGTGAGAAATCACGAGAAGTTCGTGATACTTCATTACGCGTACCGCCTGGTGTTGAAGGTACTGTTATCGACGTAAAAGTATTCTCTAGAAGCGGTATTCGTAAGGATAAGCGCTACAAAGATATGGTTACGAAGTTAACAGAAAAACTTGAAGCTGAATTCCGTGAGCATAATGAATTTTTACAGCTTATGATTAGCGAAAAAATTCGAGCAATGCTTGCTGGCGTAGAAGCTGCAAATAAAACTTCTGCTAAGTTAGTTAAAAATAAGAAATATGATGAACAAGCGTTAGCTGGATTGCTTTTTGACGAGTTGATCGTTCTTCGTGCTGAAGATAAAAAGATCAATGAAACAATAGAGCACTTGCAGCATTCTTTTGAGAACCAAAAACGTATTTTGATTGGTTTGAAAGAAGAACGCATTAATAAGTTGAAACGCGGAGACCCATTGCCATCTGGTGTTATTAAGATGGTGAAAGTCTATATCGCAAGCAAACGTCACGTTTCAGTAGGTGATAAACTTGCTGGTCGTCACGGTAATAAAGGTGTGGTTTCTATCATTGTTCCACGCGAAGATATGCCTTACTTGGAAGACGGTACTCCTGTAGATATCGTTTTAAACCCAGTCGGTATCGTATCTCGTATGAACGTGGGACAAATCCTTGAAACAGCTTTAGGGCTTGTGGGCCGCGAAATTGGTAAGAAGTTCAATGTACTTGTTGCAGATGCTCAAGAAGCTGTATTGAAAAAAGAACTTGAACAATGCTACGGCAAGGAATTGGTTGCTTCTTACGAAGAACTTTATGGTAAAGAGGGAATTACCCAACTGGCTGAAAAAACAGCGCAAGAAGGGGTTCACTATAAGACGCCGGTGTTTGACGGTGCCTCACTCGACCTAGACGTTCGACCAATGTTGAAAGATGCAAACTTGCCGGATAACGGCTCATTTAGATTGCTTGATGGTAGATCTGGCGAATATTTTGATCAGCCAGTTACTGTCGGTTCAATTTACATGATGAAACTGAACCACATGGTTGAGGATAAGTTGCACGCTCGTTCTGTCGGGCCATACTCATTAGTTACGCAACAGCCTCTTGGCGGTAAAGCGCAAATGGGTGGCCAGCGTCTTGGAGAAATGGAAGTGTGGGCATTAGAAGCGTATGGCGCAGCATATACCTTGCAAGAGTTATTGACCTATAAATCTGATGACGTTAACGGTAGACCTAAAGTGTACGATGCAATCGTACGTGGCGAAAGAATTCCTGAGCCTGGATTGCCAGAAGCGTTTAACGTTTTAATCAAAGAACTCCAAAGTGTAGGGTTGCGAGTGGATCTGTTTAAGACTGGCAAGGAGGAAATCAGTGAGTAATCAGGTTTTAGAACGCTTTAGAGAATATATCAGCGGAACTCACTTTAACGCGATGAAGCTTGGGCTTGCATCGCCAGAGAAGATACGCTCGCTTTCTTACGGCGAAGTTAAAAAGATAGAAACGATTAACTATCGAACATTAAAGCCTGAACGCGATGGGCTTTTCTGTGCGCGCATTTTCGGTCCTGTAAAGGACTGGGAATGCAACTGCGGTAAATATAAGAGAATGAAACACCGTGGTGTAACGTGCGAAAAATGTGGGGTTGAAGTAATTCAATCACGCGTTCGCCGTGAGCGTATGGGGCACATCGAATTAGTAGCGCCAGTTGCTCACATTTGGTTCCTTAAAGGGATTCCAAGTTACTTGAGCCTTGTTTTTGATATGTCGGTTAAAGATCTTGAGCGTGTGATTTACTTTGATGCTTATATTATTATTAAGCAGGGAAAATCACCGTACCCAATTAAGACGCTTTTAACGAGTGGCGACTATGAGCGTTATATGGAAGCTCATCCGGAAGACACTGAGTTTAAAGCTGATATGGGTGCTGAAGCTATAAAAGAGATCCTTTCTGGCTTTGATTTAAACATTGAAGTTGCAAAACTAAAGCATGAATATGCAAAGGCGACCTCAGTAGCACTGCGTCATAAAATTATGCGCAGAATAAAAGTGCTTACTGGTCTCATCCAAGCCGATATTAAACCTGAATGGATGGTATTTGGCGTATTGCCTGTATTACCACCAGATTTGCGCCCATTGGTTCCTCTTGAAGGTGGTAGATTTGCTAGTTCAGATTTGAACGAGCTCTATCGCCGTGTTCTTAACAGAAATATTCGTCTACAGCGCTTGATGGAAATTGAAGCGCCGTCCGTTATTATTAAGAACGAAAAGCGCATGCTTCAAGAGTCGGTTGATGCATTGATCGATAATGGTCGTCGTGGACAACCGGTTCGCGGTACTAATCGCCGTCCTTTGAAATCGTTGAGCGAAATGCTTCGCGGTAAACAAGGTCGTTTCCGTCAGAACTTACTTGGTAAACGTGTTGACTATTCTGGTCGTTCAGTGATCGTTGTTGATCCTGAATTGAAGATGGATCACTGCGGCTTGCCAAAAATTATGGCACTTGAGCTTTTCAAGCCGTATATTTATGCAGGCTTGATGGAACGAGAATTAGCGCCAAACCTTCGTATAGCAAAAAGAATGGTTGAAGAGGGGGCACAAGAGATTTGGGATGTTCTAGAAGGCGTCGTAAAAGATCGCCCAGTTCTTCTCAATCGTGCACCGACGCTGCATCGTTTAGGTATTCAAGCGTTTTATCCGATCTTGGTCGATGGTAAAGCTATTAAAATTCATCCGCTCGTTTGTGCCGCGTTTAACGCAGACTTCGACGGTGACCAAATGGCAGTACACATTCCATTGAGCGATAAAGCACAAGAAGAATCAAAAACATTGCTTCTTTCAACAAAAAACATTCTTTCTGCTGCTAATGGTAAATCGGTCGCGGTTCCAAGTCAGGACATGGTTCTTGGCTTGCACTACATTACTAAAGTGCGTTGCAATGCTAAAGGCGAAGGCCTTTCTTTCTCGAGCGTGAGAGAAGTGATCACTGCCTATCAGCATGATCAAGTAGCATTACATGCGAAAGTTAAAGTTCGCCTGGCATCTGGTAAAATAGCTGAAACAACTACCGGTCGCGTCGTTCTTTATAACGCGCTTCCAGTTGGTGCCGATTTTAATTGGGTAAATAAAGTTATTGCCAAGAGTGATTTGACCAAAATGGTTGAGCGTATTTACTATCAGTTTGGTACGCAAGCAACCGTTGAATGTCTTGATAGAATTAAGAAATTAGGCTTCTACTACGCAACTCAAAGTGGCGTTTCTTTCTCTCTTGCAAACCTCATGGTTCCTAAACAGAAGAATGAGATTGTTGGCAAGGCAGAAAAGAGCGTTAAGCGTATTGAAGATCTTTATATGGATGGTGTTATCACCAATAGAGAACGTTACAACCAAGTTATTAGTATTTGGGGACATGCAACTGCTGATGTTGCAAAAGAAGTAACGCGTAATCTAGAGCAAGAAAACGATTCTGCATTCTTGAATAAAGATAAAGAATTTAAGCCATTTAACCCGATTTTCATGATGCTTGATTCTGGAGCCCGTGGTTCTAAGGATCAAATTAAGCAGCTTGTTGGTATGCGTGGATTGATGTCTACTCCAACGGGCGAAATTATGGAAACACCGGTAAAGAGTAACTTCAAAGATGGATTAAACGTTTTTGAATACTTTGTATCTACTCACGGAGCTCGTAAAGGTCAGTCCGATACGGCGCTTAAAACAGCAAACTCTGGTTATTTGACTAGAAGACTTGTTGACGTTGCGCAAGACGTGGTCGTTACGATGGCCGATTGTAAATCACTTGGTTATGTTGAACTTGAAGATCTTAAAGAGGGTGGAGACACGCTTCTTTCTCTCTCAAGCAGAACGTATGGCCGTATTGTTGCAATCGATATCAAAGACCGCGTAAGTGGGCAACTTCTTTTCAAACAAGGCGATTTGGTACGTAGAGATGATGTTGATAAAATTGCAAATTCTGCAGTAGCTAAAATACCGGTTCGTTCGGTGCTTACGTGCCAAGCGAAGCGTGGAATTTGTTCAATGTGCTACGGTCTTGACCTTTCTAAAGGTAGACTTGTAGACGTTGGCACAACCGTTGGTATTATTGCAGCGCAATCGATCGGTGAACCTGGTACACAGCTGACCATGAGAACGTTCCACTTTGGTGGTACTGCTTCTGGTACGGGTGAACAGTCATCTATTGTTACAAAACACGCTGGTATTATTCAACTCCGTGGTGTTCGTACCCTTGAAAATCGTGATGGTAAAGCGGTCAATATGAGCCGTAAATCGCGATTGGTGGTTACTTCGCCCGATGGTCGTGAATTGCAACAGCATGAACTAGAATATGGCACCACATTGCTTGTTGAAGATAAACAAGAAGTAAAAGTTGGTACCGTTCTTGCTGAGTGGGATCCAAACAGTCGCGTGGTCTTAACGGAGCGTGCTGGTAAGGTACAATATGTTGATTTAGTACAGAATGTTACGGTTCAAGATATTTTTGATGAAGCAACAAATAAATCGTCAAAGATTGTTCTTGAGCATAAAAATGATAAGTATCAACCTGCAATCAACATCGTTGATGATGAAGGCAATGAACTAGCCTCGTATTACCTACCTCCTGCTTCCTATCTTGTTGTTGAAGATGGTCAGCGAGTGAGTGTTGCAGACGTGCTTGTGAAAATGCCTCGAGAAATTTCAAAAACCAAAGATATCGCGAGTGGTTTGCCGCGTATTGCTGAGCTCTTTGAAGCTCGAGTACCGAAAGACCCAGCTATTATCTCCGATATCGATGGTGAAGTGGTATTTGGTGGCTTGCATCGTGGTTTGCGTAAAGTGACGGTAAGCAATGGTTATGAAACCCATGACTATTTTGTACCGCGCGGTAAGCAGATTATGGTGATGAATGGCGATAAAGTAAGCGCTGGCGATCCTCTTACAACAGGAACTCCAGTTCTTCACGATATCTTGCGCATCATGGGCCCTGAAGTATTGCAAAAATATCTCGTAAATCAGATTCAAGAGATTTATTTGCTGCAAGGTGTTGATATTAACGATAGACACGTTGAATTAATTGTTCGACAAATGTTGCGTAAAATCCGCATTGTTGAACCAGGTGATTCAGACTTCTTAGTAGGTGATCGCGTTGATCGCATTCACTTTAAAGCAGTCAACAGTCTCCTTCAAGCTGAAGGTAAGAAAGTTGCTTCAGGTAAACCTACGCTCATGGGTCTGACCCTTGCATCGTTGGATACAGAAAGCTTTATTTCTGCCGCTTCGTTCCAGGAAACAACTAAAATCTTAGCTGCTGCGGCAGTTGAGGGACAAGTTGATTACTTGTACGGATTGAAAGAGAACGTAATCATTGGTAAATTAATTCCTGCTGGTACTGGCGTAGTTCAGTTCAAAGATAAGTACTTAGGTACCGATGAACATGATTTTGAACGTCAGGCCCGCATCGAAGAAATGAATGAAATGCAAAGAATAAGAGAATCGTAAAATAACGTGTAGGCGCGTAGCTCAGTGGTAGAGCATTGCTTTGACGTAGCAAGGGTCAACGGTTCAATCCCGTTCGCGCCTACCAGTAAAACGATCAACTAGAGTAAAGGTTTATCCATGGCGGAAGTTACAAAAAATTCGATAATTGAAAAAAATCGTAAACATGCAAACGATACAGGTTCTGCAGAAGTTCAAATCGCGCTTCTTACAGATCATATTAATCGTTTGACAGAGCACTTTGATAGTCACAAAAAAGACTATTCATCTAAACGTGGTTTGCTTAAGAGTGTTAACAAAAGACGTAGATTCTTAGAATATCTTAAGCACAATGATGAAGAACAATATAAAGCGTTAGTCGGACGTTTGAATCTCAGATAAATTATAATAAGTTCAACAATCGCTTTACTATAAACGATATAAGGTCAAAATAAATGGTAAAAAAATTTAGGTTAGAAGAGTTTGGATACGAAGTAACCCTCAACAAATTTGCCCAACAAGCTGACGGAGCTGTGTGGTTTGCACAAGGTGGTACCGTCATATTGGCAACCGTTGTTTCCGCTCCCTCGCCGGAGTTTCCAGGCTTTTTACCATTGACGGTTGATTATCGTGAGCAGTTTGCTGCTGCAGGTAAAATTCCGGGTGGCTATTATAAGCGCGAAGGAAGATTTACCGATAAAGAGATTTTGACCGGCCGTCTTATCGACCGCGCAATTCGTCCACTCTTTCCGGAAAATTACTTTAACCAAATTCAAAGTTTGGCAACCGTTTATTCTGTTGATAAAGAACATTCTCCGCACACTATTTCTCTCATTGCGATGTCGTTAGCGCTTACCATTTCCAAAATCCCTTTCATGGGCCCAGTTGGAGCGGTGGAAGTTGCTCGCGTGAATGGTGAATGGATTTTTAATCCTACCTATTCGCAAACAAAAGAATCTGATGTGAAAATTATCGTCGCGGGAACAGCAGAAGGTATTTGTATGGTGGAAGGTTGCACCAGCGAAATTTCTGAAGAGCAATTCCTAGATGTTCTTTTCAAAGCACATGAAAAAATTAAAAAGCAAGTTGCATGGCAAGAAGAAATTTGCCGTGAAGTTGGCGTGATGAAAGAAAGCATTGCCGACGGTATTGCATGGGCTGAGTGGAAAGAACAAATTGAAGTGTTCTTGACGCCTGATAAAGTTTCAGCATGCTTCATCTCTGATAAAATTAAACGTGATCAAGTGATGTCGCTTCTTTATGATCAAGCAAAAGCACATTTTGAGCCACTTGCTCAAGAGAAAAAAGTTTCTATGGCAGTTGTCGATTATGTTTACGACAACGTTCTTAAAGAAAAAATTACCCGCCTTATTTTTGAAAAAGGGCAACGTCTTGATGAACGAGATTTTGATCAAGTTCGTCAGATTTCAGTAGAAGTTGGCCTCTTGCCGTTTGCACACGGATCAGGTTTATTCAAACGTGGTCGCACACAAGTTCTTGCAAGCGTAACAATGGGTGGCGGTCAGGATGAACAAAAAGTTGAAGATCTCATGGGCAATACGATCGAAAAATCGTTCATGCTTCATTATAACTTTCCATCATTCTCTGCTGGTGAAGTTCGCCCAAATCGCGGACCAGGTCGCCGCGAAGTTGGCCACGGTTATCTAGCTGCATCGGCACTGAGCCCAATGCTTCCAGATAAAGAACAATTTCCTTATACGATTCGTGTTGTAGCTGATGTTCTTGAATCAGATGGTTCAACCTCTATGGGAACTGTTTGTAGTTCAACAATGGCACTTATGAATGCCGGTGTTCCAATTCGCAAAATGGTCAGCGGAATTGCTATGGGATTGCTCGGCAGCCCAACTGGTAAATTCCAAGCGTTGACCGATATTAACGGCACTGAAGATGCGTACGGATTAATGGATTTTAAAGTAGCTGGTACCCAAGAAGGTATTACCGCTATCCAAATGGATATCAAATACAAAGGTGGATTATCGCGCTCAGTATTTGAAGCTGCTCTTGAGCAAGCTAAAAAAGGTCGTTTGCACATTTTGCGCGAAATGCAAAAAGTAATGACAACGCCAAATCCATTATCAGATTTAGTACCAAAAGTTATTATGTTCAAAGTTGCAACCGATAAAATCGGCGCGATTATCGGTACAGGTGGCAAAGTTATTCGTGATATTATCGATAAAACTGGCACCACGATCGATATCGAAGATGATGGCTTGGTTAAAATCTACGGTGGCCCTGATGCTAAAGTTGAGCAAGCAATTAACTGGGTTAAATTGCTTGGCGGCTTGATCGAGAAGGGTAGTGTCCACGAAGGCAAAGTTAGACGTGTTGCTGAATTCGGACTCTTTGTTGAGTTGGTTCCTGGCCAAGACGGATTGGTACATATTTCTATGATTCCACGCGAAAAACAACGCGATCTGCAGCGTGAATATCCGATCGATAGCGACGTTAAAGTAGAAGTTGTTGATTACGATCCAGCGACCGGCAGAATCCGTCTAAAATTGCTTGATCAATAAAAAAACTGTAGAGAGGGCCGCGCATATGCATCGTTCGTATCAGCGGCTTTCTCATCAGGTTCGCCCTACTCGGATTACTTATAATGTTTTTGATTATGCAGACGGCTCGGTTTTACTTGAAATAGGCAAAACGCGTGTCATTTGCGGCGTAACGTTATCTTCTGGCGTGCCACATTTTCTTAAAGGCAAGCAGCAAGGTTGGCTAACGGCTTCCTATTCTCTGTTACCCACGTCTACAAAAAATCGTATTGAGCGAGAAAGTGCTGCAAAGCGCAATGAACGTTCGGTGGAAATTTCTCGTCTTATTGGCAGATCTTTACGCACTATCATTAAATTCTCTATTCTTGGTGAACGCACTATCAATGTTGATTGTGATGTGCTACAAGCTGATGGTGGTACGCGTGCTGCGTGTATAACCGCCGCAAGTATTGCACTTCGCCTTGCACAAAATCGTTGGCTTTCCCAGCAGTTGATTAAAGAACCGATCATGAGCGATGAGATTGCCGCATTATCGGTTGGTGTTCAAAACGGTAACTGCTTGGTAGATTTAGATTTTGCTGAAGATAGTAAAGTTGCAGCCGATTTCAATTTCGTATTCACTAAATCTGGCAAAATTATTGAGATTCAAGGAACTGCAGAGCGTGAACCACTTTCTTGGCACGAAATAGAAGCGATGAGCGCGCTTGCTTGGCAAGGAACGCAAACACTTTTTGAATTGTGCCCCGTTCCAGTTTCTGATGTAAAATCGGCCGAAACACTTGGGCAAAAAATTCTCGAGCAAAATTTCTAAACGAGAGATGTTGCATGAATCTTACCTCTTTTATGCGCACGATCGATCAGGCGCAGATCTATCAAGATCATGCAATTCTTGCACTTAAGGCACCCGAATATCCGCTTCTTTTTTCCAGTGCATTACTCAAAAAAATAAAACAACAAAGCGCATTAGAATGCGTTATGCTCGATCTTGAGCAGCGGGAAGATGCGAGCTTAAAGGCGGAGCTTTCCGTTGGTTTTTTAGGGCAACGTGTTCTTTATTGGCTGGGTGATTTGAGTCGTCTAGAAAATAAACGACACAAAGTGCTGCTTCAGTTTCTTTCTTCCTATCGTGGGCCGCATTTAATTGTTTTTTATAGCGATCTGTTTGAATCTTCATCAAATCAACAATTAATTATCGAACTTAAAGAAAAAATCACGCGTGAAGAGCTATCCTCGCTCGCAGTTTGCTTGATGGGCTCTACCGACACAAAGCATCTTGATGCACTTTTAACGCAGCATGAAACATAT
It encodes the following:
- the rpoB gene encoding DNA-directed RNA polymerase subunit beta codes for the protein MSNMRMDNGIVRKSFGKIKDIVPVPDLIAIQSKSFNDFAQLDYLPAERQLIGLEKVLRDIFPIDYEDKMSLEYVSYELGEWSCTCGKLKGIANRYTWSCSSCKKSDCSRLDDQLHCTFCKKKTARYKTCSNCLARVTVQMAMNLDECRSSGQTFSMPLKIKVQLMTWDVDETGNKVVRDIKEQDIFFADVPVMADLYEENGVFKVGNTGTFLINGVDRVVVSQLHRSPGVVFTQSKKVKDLRGRPYYIARIIPMRGSWLDFEFDSNDHLYVRIDKKKKMLVTTFLQALGVARENVIKLFYPFDHVYFAKDEFYRIVDINLIGQRLEKGMLPDKIGDEFIGVRVTESLLERLTKAGIDRVLLKKASLINRVFGADVVDPETGEILAEQGQSFTEEHYEKFSRLKKLEFDLISASGYVLQPTVAMTLQQDRCYSEEDALKELHSKIWPGDSSSIKEIKERLEAMLFSSRLYDLTRVGRIRMNRKLGIDVNKDVHVLTKEDIFATVKYLINLRELGEGELDDIDHLGNRRVRLVGELLTNQIYVGFLRIERIIRERFRTQDAHTGLMPQDLLNIKPLGAVLREFFGTGQLSQFMDQTNPLAEIAHKRRLSALGPGGVMKDRATYEIRDVHTSHYGRICPIETPEGQTIGLISSLATYALVNDLGFIETAYRPVQKAKVKDEVIFLDAFQEQNKYIAQADFGFHHVNKGEGAKVVARHEGNFLYEEPQKIDYADLSPKQLVSVSTALIPFLEHDDATRALMGSNMQRQAVPIIRCQSPLVGTGMEKEICKSSGAVLMARRPGLVDYVSSEKIVVRADESGFANTEDWIANGVDVYYLRKYQRSSYSTWIHHTPLVKRGQRVQTGDILSNAQAIKEGELALGTNLLVAFMPWHGYNFEDAIVVSKRLVAQDVLSSVHIDEYIVDARDTKLGPEEITKDIPNVSENALACLDEEGIVRVGTRVKAGDILVGKVTLKGDIQYSPEEKLLRAIFGEKSREVRDTSLRVPPGVEGTVIDVKVFSRSGIRKDKRYKDMVTKLTEKLEAEFREHNEFLQLMISEKIRAMLAGVEAANKTSAKLVKNKKYDEQALAGLLFDELIVLRAEDKKINETIEHLQHSFENQKRILIGLKEERINKLKRGDPLPSGVIKMVKVYIASKRHVSVGDKLAGRHGNKGVVSIIVPREDMPYLEDGTPVDIVLNPVGIVSRMNVGQILETALGLVGREIGKKFNVLVADAQEAVLKKELEQCYGKELVASYEELYGKEGITQLAEKTAQEGVHYKTPVFDGASLDLDVRPMLKDANLPDNGSFRLLDGRSGEYFDQPVTVGSIYMMKLNHMVEDKLHARSVGPYSLVTQQPLGGKAQMGGQRLGEMEVWALEAYGAAYTLQELLTYKSDDVNGRPKVYDAIVRGERIPEPGLPEAFNVLIKELQSVGLRVDLFKTGKEEISE
- the rpoC gene encoding DNA-directed RNA polymerase subunit beta', whose amino-acid sequence is MKLGLASPEKIRSLSYGEVKKIETINYRTLKPERDGLFCARIFGPVKDWECNCGKYKRMKHRGVTCEKCGVEVIQSRVRRERMGHIELVAPVAHIWFLKGIPSYLSLVFDMSVKDLERVIYFDAYIIIKQGKSPYPIKTLLTSGDYERYMEAHPEDTEFKADMGAEAIKEILSGFDLNIEVAKLKHEYAKATSVALRHKIMRRIKVLTGLIQADIKPEWMVFGVLPVLPPDLRPLVPLEGGRFASSDLNELYRRVLNRNIRLQRLMEIEAPSVIIKNEKRMLQESVDALIDNGRRGQPVRGTNRRPLKSLSEMLRGKQGRFRQNLLGKRVDYSGRSVIVVDPELKMDHCGLPKIMALELFKPYIYAGLMERELAPNLRIAKRMVEEGAQEIWDVLEGVVKDRPVLLNRAPTLHRLGIQAFYPILVDGKAIKIHPLVCAAFNADFDGDQMAVHIPLSDKAQEESKTLLLSTKNILSAANGKSVAVPSQDMVLGLHYITKVRCNAKGEGLSFSSVREVITAYQHDQVALHAKVKVRLASGKIAETTTGRVVLYNALPVGADFNWVNKVIAKSDLTKMVERIYYQFGTQATVECLDRIKKLGFYYATQSGVSFSLANLMVPKQKNEIVGKAEKSVKRIEDLYMDGVITNRERYNQVISIWGHATADVAKEVTRNLEQENDSAFLNKDKEFKPFNPIFMMLDSGARGSKDQIKQLVGMRGLMSTPTGEIMETPVKSNFKDGLNVFEYFVSTHGARKGQSDTALKTANSGYLTRRLVDVAQDVVVTMADCKSLGYVELEDLKEGGDTLLSLSSRTYGRIVAIDIKDRVSGQLLFKQGDLVRRDDVDKIANSAVAKIPVRSVLTCQAKRGICSMCYGLDLSKGRLVDVGTTVGIIAAQSIGEPGTQLTMRTFHFGGTASGTGEQSSIVTKHAGIIQLRGVRTLENRDGKAVNMSRKSRLVVTSPDGRELQQHELEYGTTLLVEDKQEVKVGTVLAEWDPNSRVVLTERAGKVQYVDLVQNVTVQDIFDEATNKSSKIVLEHKNDKYQPAINIVDDEGNELASYYLPPASYLVVEDGQRVSVADVLVKMPREISKTKDIASGLPRIAELFEARVPKDPAIISDIDGEVVFGGLHRGLRKVTVSNGYETHDYFVPRGKQIMVMNGDKVSAGDPLTTGTPVLHDILRIMGPEVLQKYLVNQIQEIYLLQGVDINDRHVELIVRQMLRKIRIVEPGDSDFLVGDRVDRIHFKAVNSLLQAEGKKVASGKPTLMGLTLASLDTESFISAASFQETTKILAAAAVEGQVDYLYGLKENVIIGKLIPAGTGVVQFKDKYLGTDEHDFERQARIEEMNEMQRIRES
- the rpsO gene encoding 30S ribosomal protein S15; its protein translation is MAEVTKNSIIEKNRKHANDTGSAEVQIALLTDHINRLTEHFDSHKKDYSSKRGLLKSVNKRRRFLEYLKHNDEEQYKALVGRLNLR